In Nonomuraea sp. NBC_00507, the following are encoded in one genomic region:
- a CDS encoding alpha/beta hydrolase, whose product MKWRSTDSGPDVTVQEIVVPGPKGAPPVSVRVFQPTGLKAAAPALLWIHGGGLIFGAPEQDDRTNIAFSRELGITVAAVRYRLGPDHPAPAAVEDAYAALRGLAERAGDLHIDIDRIAIGGASAGGGIAAALALLAHDRAEIRPVFQLLLYPMLDDRTTTRTDLDTLKVRVWTPKSNRYGWSSYLGDAVAGPDVSPYAAAARREDLTGLPPAWIGVGTLDLFHDEDVEYARRLSDSGVPCDLDVIPGAFHGFDLVFPKAEVSREFWRRQARALKGAL is encoded by the coding sequence GTGAAGTGGCGCTCGACCGATTCAGGGCCGGACGTCACGGTTCAGGAGATCGTCGTGCCCGGGCCCAAGGGCGCACCGCCCGTCTCGGTTCGCGTCTTCCAGCCGACCGGCCTGAAGGCAGCGGCTCCGGCGCTGCTCTGGATACACGGAGGCGGACTGATCTTCGGCGCACCCGAGCAGGACGACCGTACGAACATCGCCTTCTCCCGCGAGCTCGGCATCACCGTCGCCGCGGTTCGTTATCGACTGGGGCCGGACCATCCCGCGCCCGCCGCGGTCGAGGACGCCTACGCCGCGCTGCGTGGACTGGCCGAGCGCGCGGGCGACCTGCACATCGACATCGATCGCATCGCGATCGGCGGTGCCAGCGCGGGCGGCGGAATCGCCGCGGCCCTCGCGCTGCTCGCCCATGACCGGGCCGAGATCCGCCCAGTGTTCCAACTGCTCCTCTACCCCATGCTGGACGACCGCACGACGACGAGAACCGACCTGGACACCCTCAAGGTGCGCGTCTGGACGCCCAAGAGCAACCGCTACGGCTGGTCGTCCTACCTCGGCGACGCCGTCGCGGGCCCGGACGTCTCCCCGTACGCGGCCGCAGCCCGCCGCGAGGATCTCACCGGTCTTCCTCCGGCCTGGATCGGCGTCGGCACCCTCGATCTCTTCCACGACGAAGACGTCGAGTACGCGCGCCGGCTGAGTGACAGCGGCGTCCCCTGCGACCTCGACGTCATCCCCGGCGCCTTTCACGGCTTCGACCTGGTATTTCCTAAGGCCGAGGTCTCGCGGGAGTTCTGGCGCCGGCAGGCACGAGCGCTGAAGGGCGCACTGTGA
- a CDS encoding enoyl-CoA hydratase/isomerase family protein, producing the protein MVPGGGGAERLPRSIGRDRALEAILGSADYDADLAERWGWVTRALPDAELDTFVDATVARLASFDRQALATAKAMVGRATLPPDADLIASYGAFVDSLTSPGLLPRAMALGALAADKGLDVEYQLGEYLGQINQNL; encoded by the coding sequence GTGGTGCCCGGCGGTGGTGGTGCCGAGCGACTCCCGCGGTCCATCGGCCGCGACCGGGCGCTCGAGGCGATCCTCGGCAGCGCCGACTACGACGCCGACCTGGCCGAGCGCTGGGGATGGGTCACCCGGGCCCTGCCGGACGCGGAACTCGACACCTTCGTCGACGCGACGGTCGCACGCCTCGCTTCCTTCGACCGGCAGGCGTTGGCGACCGCCAAGGCGATGGTCGGCCGGGCCACCCTGCCGCCGGACGCCGACCTGATCGCCTCCTACGGCGCGTTCGTGGACTCGCTGACCAGCCCGGGACTCCTGCCCCGGGCGATGGCGCTCGGCGCACTGGCCGCCGACAAGGGCCTGGACGTCGAATACCAGCTGGGCGAATACCTCGGCCAGATCAACCAGAACCTCTGA
- a CDS encoding IclR family transcriptional regulator → MTLELVAIGSFDLGELARPTLVGLQGTLNETVNMAIPDGHDVVYVIRVRGPGPLDIRLQVGSRLPAFCTSLGRVMLAHLPTDELDAFLATAGLTAKTERTVTDPKRLRSTIATIRKRATPSTTVNSPTAWEAWPSGRPARPPRSTWQSPARSRPARSMSVRLPCLLRPPDGSGSSSPHHPGPESNKVRSQEVTCRRQTSP, encoded by the coding sequence ATGACGCTCGAACTAGTCGCCATAGGCAGCTTCGACCTGGGTGAGCTGGCCCGGCCCACGCTCGTAGGCCTGCAGGGGACGCTGAACGAGACCGTCAACATGGCGATCCCGGACGGTCACGACGTCGTCTACGTCATCCGGGTTCGCGGGCCGGGCCCGCTGGACATCCGGCTCCAGGTCGGAAGCCGGCTCCCGGCGTTCTGCACCTCACTCGGCCGCGTCATGCTTGCGCACTTGCCAACCGACGAGCTCGACGCCTTCCTGGCCACGGCCGGCCTCACCGCCAAAACCGAGCGGACGGTGACCGACCCCAAGCGGCTGCGGTCGACCATCGCGACGATCCGGAAACGGGCTACGCCGTCAACGACGGTGAACTCGCCCACGGCCTGGGAGGCGTGGCCATCCGGGCGGCCCGCCCGGCCACCGCGATCAACGTGGCAATCACCCGCCCGTTCGCGCCCAGCGAGGTCAATGAGCGTCCGGCTCCCTTGCTTACTGAGGCCGCCGGACGGATCGGGAAGCTCCTCACCGCACCACCCGGGGCCTGAGTCCAACAAAGTACGAAGCCAGGAGGTGACATGTCGACGGCAGACATCGCCGTGA
- a CDS encoding helix-turn-helix domain-containing protein, producing the protein MSTADIAVTQADTDRIGDWADLVSSAFVPLECRGRADGFRAVLNSRTVGGLQMTRIDTTALQVARTSRAITRSDPGGFKVVLQLRGSAQLSQDERQAWLQPGDLAIYDTSRQYTITTDGEERFQCFVLMFPVTHLGIPIDAMRRVTCTRIDGRDGLGGLISPFLSRMADSVFAHEPYVDSRLMRNTMDLIETLYRQRLDLAPADPDSVMRSRLLVVKAWIRRRLSQPDLSPELVAAAHHMSIRYLYRHFEAEGTTVARWIKEQRLEGCRRELAEPSLARFNVSAIAARWGMLDPAGFSRSFRAVYGESPRAYRIRHLAGSGDDHVLQSPIQTPLVSVNSSIPAGPNSRPEPLAPKPP; encoded by the coding sequence ATGTCGACGGCAGACATCGCCGTGACCCAGGCCGACACCGACCGGATCGGCGACTGGGCCGACCTGGTCTCCTCGGCCTTCGTCCCGCTCGAGTGCCGCGGCCGTGCCGACGGATTCCGCGCCGTGCTGAACTCGCGCACCGTGGGCGGGCTACAAATGACGCGGATCGACACCACAGCCCTTCAGGTGGCCCGGACCAGCCGCGCGATCACACGCAGCGACCCCGGCGGCTTCAAGGTAGTCCTCCAACTGCGGGGCAGCGCCCAGCTGAGCCAGGACGAACGCCAGGCTTGGCTGCAACCGGGCGACCTCGCCATCTACGACACGAGCAGGCAGTACACCATTACGACCGACGGTGAAGAGCGATTCCAATGCTTCGTCCTGATGTTCCCGGTCACGCACCTCGGCATCCCCATTGACGCGATGCGCCGGGTCACCTGCACCAGGATTGACGGACGGGACGGGCTCGGCGGGCTGATCTCGCCATTCCTGTCCCGGATGGCCGACAGCGTGTTCGCCCACGAGCCATACGTTGACAGCCGGCTCATGCGCAACACGATGGATCTGATCGAGACGCTCTACCGGCAGCGGCTGGACCTGGCGCCGGCGGACCCGGACAGCGTGATGCGCTCGCGGCTCCTCGTGGTCAAGGCCTGGATCCGGCGACGCCTCAGCCAGCCGGACCTGTCCCCCGAACTGGTCGCCGCGGCTCACCACATGTCGATCCGTTACCTGTACCGGCACTTCGAGGCCGAAGGGACGACGGTCGCCCGCTGGATCAAGGAGCAGCGGCTCGAGGGCTGCCGGCGCGAACTGGCCGAGCCCTCGCTCGCGCGATTCAACGTGAGCGCGATCGCGGCACGCTGGGGAATGCTCGACCCAGCGGGATTCAGCCGAAGCTTCCGCGCCGTCTACGGAGAAAGTCCGCGGGCCTACCGGATCCGGCACCTCGCCGGATCCGGTGACGATCACGTGCTTCAGAGCCCGATCCAGACACCCTTGGTCTCGGTGAACTCCTCGATACCGGCGGGCCCGAATTCACGGCCGGAGCCGCTCGCGCCGAAACCGCCGTGA
- a CDS encoding aldehyde dehydrogenase family protein, which produces MADEFAEQLAAAAATLKIGPGLAEDTVIGPLVSAEHLARVQDYVSSGRSEGARLVGGGRRPADLGDGFFFEPTVFTDVEDGMRIAREEIFGPVLSVLPYDSDEELVARANDTEYGLAACVWTDDLSTAHRLAAQIHVGTVYVNMLPFLDPAAVHGGFGASGSGREFGPAGIEEFTETKGVWIGL; this is translated from the coding sequence GTGGCGGACGAGTTCGCCGAGCAGCTCGCCGCGGCTGCCGCAACGTTGAAGATCGGGCCTGGCCTGGCTGAGGACACCGTCATCGGGCCTCTGGTCTCCGCCGAACACCTTGCTCGGGTGCAGGACTACGTCTCATCCGGCCGGTCCGAGGGCGCCCGCCTCGTCGGTGGTGGCAGGCGCCCGGCCGACCTCGGTGACGGGTTCTTCTTCGAGCCGACTGTGTTCACCGACGTCGAGGACGGCATGCGTATCGCACGTGAGGAGATCTTCGGCCCGGTTCTCTCGGTGCTGCCGTACGACAGCGACGAGGAACTGGTCGCGCGCGCCAACGACACCGAGTACGGCCTCGCCGCCTGCGTCTGGACCGACGACCTGTCGACCGCACACAGGCTCGCGGCCCAGATCCACGTGGGCACGGTCTACGTGAACATGTTGCCGTTCCTGGATCCGGCGGCTGTTCACGGCGGTTTCGGCGCGAGCGGCTCCGGCCGTGAATTCGGGCCCGCCGGTATCGAGGAGTTCACCGAGACCAAGGGTGTCTGGATCGGGCTCTGA
- a CDS encoding aldehyde dehydrogenase family protein has product MCSVGSLELGGKAPSIITRDADLAKAVPGNLQGALLNSGQVCKAYTPLLRPPRRGGRVRRAARRGCRNVEDRAWPG; this is encoded by the coding sequence GTGTGCAGCGTCGGCAGCCTTGAGCTTGGCGGCAAAGCCCCGAGCATCATCACCCGGGACGCCGACCTGGCCAAGGCCGTTCCCGGGAACCTGCAAGGCGCCCTGCTCAACAGCGGGCAGGTGTGTAAGGCGTACACCCCGCTTCTTCGTCCACCGCGGCGTGGCGGACGAGTTCGCCGAGCAGCTCGCCGCGGCTGCCGCAACGTTGAAGATCGGGCCTGGCCTGGCTGA
- a CDS encoding carboxymuconolactone decarboxylase family protein: MTVNRSAEPRIFPVPELPATIDTSGLFEGLFTGQEDLNILRTMAVNPSLLEAFFPLLQQVAADVLPARDREVVILRTAWRTRTPYMWAHHHAGGLAAGMSEQEIATVADQPAPPQWRPFDAVLVRAVDELHDVAHLSEATYQALARQYDQKQILELLALTGTYTLLSFILNTARVQIDPWLTDPAALPNLRSVKEPS; the protein is encoded by the coding sequence ATGACCGTCAACCGGTCCGCCGAACCCCGCATCTTCCCCGTGCCTGAACTGCCCGCCACCATCGACACCAGTGGGCTGTTCGAGGGCCTGTTCACCGGCCAGGAGGACCTCAACATCCTTCGTACCATGGCCGTGAACCCGTCGCTGCTGGAGGCGTTCTTCCCGTTGCTGCAACAGGTCGCAGCCGATGTCCTCCCGGCACGGGATCGAGAGGTCGTCATCCTGCGAACCGCGTGGCGCACCCGCACTCCGTACATGTGGGCTCACCATCACGCCGGCGGACTGGCGGCCGGCATGAGCGAACAGGAGATCGCGACGGTGGCCGACCAGCCGGCGCCGCCGCAGTGGCGCCCGTTCGACGCTGTTCTCGTCAGAGCGGTCGACGAGCTCCACGATGTCGCCCACCTTTCCGAAGCGACATACCAGGCCCTGGCTAGGCAATACGACCAGAAACAAATCCTGGAACTGCTTGCTCTGACCGGTACGTACACCCTGCTCAGTTTCATCCTGAATACCGCCCGCGTGCAGATCGACCCCTGGTTGACCGACCCGGCCGCACTGCCAAACCTTCGCAGCGTCAAGGAGCCGTCATAA
- a CDS encoding FAD-dependent monooxygenase: MNGHTPDARDGRGPSPVVVIGNGPVGQTAALLLARWAVPVILLDQRPHRDPVGSKAIVQQRDVLDVWDAVGAGRSIADEGLTWTVARTFYRDQELFNYTFADPGRSVFPPFVNISQTRTEEVLDQRIAAEPLIDVCWDHHVTGIAQDEQGVTLHCGNRAVQASYVVACAGARGDDIRRMLGVRFDGRSFDDRFLICDIRTDLPGWANERRFYFDPPWNPGRQVLIHPCPDSTFRIDWQVPAGEDGAVGVDPGGRDARIRAIIGDRPYELVWSSVYRFHSRIVDRMRVGRVLLAGDLAHLVSPFGARGLNSGVQDAENAAWKLAFVLNGWADESLLDSYHAERHAAARENLDVTDATMRFLVPGTEAEHQHRLAVLEAAGTDAGARAAVDSGRLAEPFWYVDSPLTTPNPSHPFTGRPPRGAVPPAGPGILVPDAPIAIGGRPTRIRQIARDGFLLLAGERVDADAVHAAAQRATSAPVRVERITDIDHDSELATVLAAHPDELWIIRPDAHVAAVLTDPGPAAVGTALRRATAAPTTTEERDHGVLPADR, from the coding sequence ATGAACGGCCACACGCCTGACGCCCGCGACGGACGCGGCCCGTCGCCGGTGGTGGTAATCGGCAACGGCCCGGTGGGCCAGACTGCCGCGCTGCTGCTGGCGCGGTGGGCTGTCCCGGTTATCCTGCTCGATCAGCGGCCGCACCGCGACCCGGTCGGTTCCAAGGCGATCGTGCAGCAGCGCGACGTCCTCGACGTGTGGGACGCCGTTGGCGCCGGCCGCAGCATCGCCGACGAGGGGCTCACCTGGACCGTGGCGCGCACCTTCTACCGCGACCAGGAACTGTTCAACTACACCTTCGCTGACCCGGGCCGATCTGTGTTTCCGCCGTTTGTGAACATCTCACAGACGCGTACCGAGGAAGTCCTTGACCAGCGGATCGCGGCCGAACCGCTCATCGACGTGTGCTGGGACCACCACGTGACCGGCATCGCCCAAGACGAGCAGGGCGTCACGCTGCACTGTGGGAACCGTGCGGTGCAGGCGTCTTACGTGGTCGCATGCGCCGGAGCCCGCGGCGACGACATACGGCGCATGCTCGGCGTCAGGTTCGACGGGCGCTCCTTCGACGACCGGTTCCTGATCTGCGACATCCGCACCGACCTGCCCGGCTGGGCCAACGAGCGCCGGTTCTATTTCGACCCGCCGTGGAACCCCGGACGGCAGGTCCTCATCCACCCCTGTCCGGACAGTACGTTCCGCATCGACTGGCAGGTCCCGGCCGGCGAGGACGGTGCCGTCGGCGTGGACCCAGGCGGCCGGGACGCGCGGATCCGAGCCATCATCGGTGATCGGCCCTACGAGCTGGTGTGGAGCTCGGTGTACCGCTTCCACTCTAGGATCGTGGACCGGATGCGGGTCGGGCGGGTGCTGCTCGCCGGCGATCTGGCCCACCTGGTCTCCCCGTTCGGCGCCCGCGGACTCAACTCCGGCGTACAGGACGCGGAGAACGCCGCCTGGAAGCTGGCGTTCGTCCTCAACGGCTGGGCCGACGAGTCGCTGCTCGACAGCTACCACGCCGAACGGCACGCCGCCGCCCGCGAGAACCTGGACGTCACCGACGCCACCATGCGCTTCCTCGTACCCGGCACCGAGGCCGAGCACCAGCACCGCCTGGCCGTCCTGGAGGCGGCCGGCACCGACGCGGGCGCCCGCGCTGCCGTCGACTCCGGCCGGCTCGCGGAACCCTTCTGGTACGTCGACTCGCCGCTGACCACGCCGAACCCGAGCCATCCGTTCACCGGACGCCCACCGCGCGGCGCCGTGCCGCCGGCCGGCCCTGGCATCCTCGTGCCCGACGCGCCGATCGCGATCGGCGGGCGTCCCACCCGGATACGGCAGATCGCCCGCGACGGATTCCTGCTGCTGGCCGGCGAGCGGGTGGACGCCGACGCCGTCCACGCCGCCGCGCAGCGCGCAACCTCGGCACCGGTGCGGGTCGAGCGCATCACCGACATCGACCACGACAGTGAGCTCGCCACCGTCCTGGCGGCCCATCCCGACGAGCTGTGGATCATCCGGCCGGACGCACATGTCGCCGCGGTACTCACTGATCCGGGCCCGGCCGCTGTCGGCACGGCGCTGCGGCGTGCGACCGCCGCTCCCACCACGACCGAGGAGCGTGACCATGGCGTACTACCGGCTGATCGGTGA
- a CDS encoding MBL fold metallo-hydrolase — MAQKPFASSADLADKQQTLEVLADGVYALTAEGDPNVGAIEGEDFLVCFEALATPVAAREWLALLRQHTDKPVKFLVLSHYHAVRVLGASAFDAEVIVAHERTRELIAERGKQDWESEYGRMPRLFKDPASIPGLTWPTATFADRFTIDLGGDRGDLVLQYCGRGHTEGDIVAWLPRQRILFAGDLVEAHAALYTGDAFHRDWLTGTLDAVAAFGAETLVGGRGAVASGRDAVDAAIGQTRHFLQVMLREVGAVRQRGGTVKEAFEATHAALVDQYGGWPIFEHCLPFDVSRLWDEMSGIERPRIWTGERDRAVWQELQD, encoded by the coding sequence ATGGCGCAGAAGCCCTTCGCCTCGTCCGCCGATCTCGCCGACAAACAGCAGACCCTCGAGGTGTTGGCCGACGGGGTCTATGCGCTGACGGCGGAGGGCGATCCGAACGTCGGGGCGATCGAAGGCGAGGATTTTCTGGTCTGCTTCGAGGCGCTCGCCACTCCGGTGGCCGCCCGGGAATGGCTCGCCTTGCTCCGTCAGCACACTGACAAACCGGTCAAGTTTCTCGTGTTGTCGCACTACCATGCGGTGCGGGTGCTCGGTGCCAGCGCCTTCGACGCCGAGGTGATCGTGGCGCACGAGCGGACACGCGAGTTGATCGCCGAACGCGGCAAGCAGGACTGGGAGTCGGAATACGGCCGGATGCCCCGACTGTTCAAGGATCCCGCCTCGATTCCGGGATTGACTTGGCCCACTGCCACGTTCGCGGATCGGTTCACCATCGATCTCGGCGGCGATCGGGGTGATCTGGTGCTGCAGTACTGCGGGCGCGGGCACACCGAGGGCGACATCGTGGCGTGGCTGCCCCGACAGCGGATCCTCTTCGCCGGTGACCTGGTGGAGGCGCACGCGGCGTTGTACACCGGCGACGCGTTCCACCGGGACTGGTTGACCGGGACGCTGGACGCGGTCGCCGCCTTCGGCGCCGAGACACTCGTCGGCGGGCGCGGCGCGGTGGCGTCCGGGCGAGACGCGGTGGACGCGGCGATCGGGCAGACCCGGCACTTCCTGCAGGTGATGCTGCGTGAAGTCGGCGCCGTGCGGCAGCGAGGTGGCACGGTGAAGGAGGCGTTCGAGGCGACTCACGCCGCCCTCGTCGATCAGTACGGCGGCTGGCCCATCTTCGAACACTGCCTGCCGTTCGACGTGTCCCGGCTCTGGGACGAGATGTCCGGCATCGAACGGCCGCGCATCTGGACCGGGGAACGCGACCGCGCCGTGTGGCAGGAATTGCAGGACTGA
- a CDS encoding MarR family winged helix-turn-helix transcriptional regulator: protein MSGAALPEELDYLGFIDFAIDHTRRELPEIDSDAMRLVLTLHRVTNALVYDLESSVHRPRGFSWAGFRVLFVLWLAGPMEAKRVAELSGMSRAAVSALANTLERAGLASRRRADHDGRAITLTLTPAGRDAITDAFRAHNQREQAWAATLTEAEHVTLVGLLEKLMAGATTATTKRRH from the coding sequence ATGAGTGGCGCCGCCCTGCCGGAAGAACTGGACTACCTGGGGTTCATCGACTTCGCGATCGACCACACCAGGCGGGAACTGCCCGAGATCGACTCGGATGCGATGCGTCTCGTGCTCACCCTGCACAGGGTGACCAACGCCCTCGTCTACGACCTGGAGTCGTCGGTACACCGGCCGCGCGGGTTCAGCTGGGCCGGCTTCCGGGTGCTGTTCGTGCTCTGGCTCGCCGGGCCGATGGAGGCCAAGCGCGTCGCCGAATTGTCCGGCATGAGCCGTGCTGCCGTCTCGGCGCTGGCCAACACCCTCGAACGAGCCGGTCTGGCATCCCGCCGGCGGGCCGATCACGACGGGCGCGCCATCACGCTGACCCTGACCCCGGCCGGACGTGACGCCATCACCGATGCCTTCCGGGCACACAACCAGCGGGAGCAGGCCTGGGCCGCCACCCTCACCGAGGCTGAACACGTCACGTTGGTGGGCCTGCTGGAAAAGCTCATGGCCGGAGCGACCACGGCGACCACGAAACGCAGGCACTGA
- a CDS encoding SDR family NAD(P)-dependent oxidoreductase: MTTADRAGFNSDQFAGHPVFVTGGTSGIGAATAMLFAELGADVTALGLAPRVAGERPVHPRVRVIEHDVRDHDGLARLISVEPQIGVLVNCAGVSHDRREYDLDPWRVVLDVNLTATMVASEAARPGLARAGGCVVNVSSMFAFFGSRDRPAYSASKGGVSQLTRSLAAEYAPEGIRVNAVAPGFVETQLARGLLDDPQAAAELLLRIPLGRYGKPRDVAQVIAFLCSPAASYICGAVLPVDGGYLCV, from the coding sequence ATGACCACGGCGGATAGGGCAGGGTTCAACAGCGACCAGTTCGCCGGGCACCCGGTGTTCGTCACCGGCGGCACGTCGGGGATCGGCGCCGCGACGGCGATGCTGTTCGCCGAACTCGGCGCCGACGTCACGGCTCTCGGCCTCGCCCCCCGGGTCGCCGGCGAGCGACCGGTGCATCCGCGGGTACGGGTGATCGAGCACGACGTCCGCGACCACGACGGCCTGGCGCGGCTGATCTCGGTCGAACCGCAGATCGGTGTCCTGGTCAACTGCGCGGGCGTCAGCCACGACCGCAGGGAGTACGACCTGGACCCCTGGCGCGTGGTGCTGGACGTCAACCTCACCGCCACCATGGTCGCCAGCGAAGCGGCGCGCCCGGGTCTCGCGAGGGCCGGCGGCTGCGTCGTCAACGTGTCCTCGATGTTCGCCTTCTTCGGCAGCAGGGATCGGCCGGCGTACAGCGCGAGCAAGGGGGGCGTCTCGCAACTGACCCGGTCGCTCGCCGCGGAGTACGCCCCGGAAGGCATCCGGGTGAATGCCGTTGCGCCGGGGTTCGTGGAGACACAGCTGGCCCGCGGCCTGCTCGACGATCCGCAGGCCGCCGCGGAACTGCTGCTGCGCATCCCGCTGGGACGGTACGGAAAGCCCCGGGATGTTGCTCAGGTGATCGCGTTTCTGTGCTCGCCTGCCGCGTCGTACATCTGCGGGGCGGTCTTGCCCGTGGATGGCGGCTATCTCTGCGTTTGA
- a CDS encoding 2,3-butanediol dehydrogenase, translating to MTRAAVWYGARDVRVVDVESRATGPGEVAIAVAYCGICGSDLHEYADGPHAIPVHEPHPESRTTAPIIVGHEFCGTVVEVGSGVSGFAPGDRVAVEPHYRCGACPRCRNGEYNICRHFGFAGLMGDGGMAERAVVPAYMLHRLPDTVSLEQAAVFEPAAVALHAWRRAGFRPGETLAVIGLGPIGLLIVMLAVRHGAGRIIAADLSPARLEIAHALGATDLVPAEDRAAVADLIRQAADGEGVDVAFEVVGSEETLRTCMHATRSGGRVMLVGLAGTVSIDAFAMVNKEQSIITSVGYRDVYPDLIRLVEKGMDLTAIVTATIALEDVVHDGFEALLRGSDQIKILVRPSGGRQAHDHGG from the coding sequence GTGACGAGGGCCGCCGTCTGGTACGGAGCGCGCGATGTCCGCGTCGTCGATGTGGAGTCCCGGGCCACCGGCCCCGGGGAGGTCGCGATCGCGGTGGCATACTGCGGCATCTGCGGTAGCGACCTGCATGAGTACGCTGACGGACCGCATGCCATCCCGGTGCACGAACCGCATCCCGAGTCGCGGACGACCGCGCCGATCATCGTCGGCCACGAATTTTGCGGCACGGTGGTCGAAGTCGGGTCCGGCGTGTCCGGGTTCGCGCCGGGCGACCGGGTCGCGGTGGAGCCACACTACCGCTGCGGCGCGTGTCCCCGATGCCGGAACGGTGAGTACAACATCTGCCGGCACTTCGGCTTCGCCGGTCTCATGGGCGACGGCGGGATGGCCGAACGGGCCGTCGTTCCCGCCTACATGCTGCACCGCCTACCCGACACGGTCTCACTGGAGCAGGCGGCAGTGTTCGAGCCGGCTGCCGTGGCCCTGCACGCCTGGCGGCGGGCGGGCTTCCGCCCGGGCGAGACACTCGCCGTGATCGGCCTCGGCCCGATCGGGCTTCTCATCGTGATGCTGGCCGTGCGGCACGGCGCGGGCCGCATCATCGCGGCCGACCTCTCCCCGGCCCGGCTCGAGATCGCCCACGCCCTGGGTGCAACGGACCTCGTGCCCGCCGAAGATCGGGCTGCCGTGGCTGACCTGATCAGGCAGGCCGCCGACGGTGAGGGCGTGGACGTGGCTTTCGAAGTCGTCGGCTCCGAGGAGACGCTGCGCACCTGCATGCACGCGACGCGGAGCGGCGGCCGGGTCATGCTGGTCGGCCTGGCCGGGACGGTCAGCATCGATGCGTTCGCGATGGTCAACAAGGAGCAGTCGATCATCACCAGCGTGGGTTATCGCGACGTCTACCCCGACCTGATCCGGTTGGTGGAGAAGGGGATGGACCTCACCGCGATCGTCACCGCCACCATCGCCTTGGAGGACGTCGTGCACGACGGATTCGAAGCCCTGCTGCGCGGCAGCGACCAGATCAAGATCCTTGTTCGACCAAGTGGAGGAAGGCAAGCACATGACCACGGCGGATAG
- a CDS encoding 2,4'-dihydroxyacetophenone dioxygenase family protein, whose amino-acid sequence MPETPNSEFWKTLKPIENSQKPDALPEVYLSKVATDDDRYYVPFTETVGSRPLWINVKDNSWADILRAKEAGLVNRHYHPHEVFAYTISGKWGYLERPWTASAGDFVYEAPGEGHTLVAYDSGEPMKTFFIVKGPLAWLDENGDVTGIFDVHDYIAMCREHYDKVGIGADYVNSLFR is encoded by the coding sequence ATGCCTGAAACGCCCAATTCGGAGTTTTGGAAAACCCTCAAGCCGATCGAGAATTCGCAGAAGCCGGATGCGCTGCCGGAGGTCTACCTCTCCAAGGTCGCCACCGATGACGACCGCTACTACGTGCCTTTCACCGAGACCGTCGGGTCACGGCCGCTGTGGATCAACGTCAAGGACAACAGCTGGGCTGACATCCTGCGCGCGAAGGAGGCTGGGCTGGTCAACCGGCATTACCACCCGCATGAGGTGTTCGCCTACACCATCTCCGGCAAGTGGGGCTACCTGGAGCGGCCCTGGACGGCGAGCGCCGGCGACTTCGTCTACGAAGCCCCGGGCGAGGGTCACACGCTGGTTGCCTACGACAGCGGCGAGCCGATGAAAACCTTCTTCATCGTCAAGGGTCCGCTCGCCTGGCTGGACGAGAACGGCGACGTCACCGGGATCTTCGACGTCCACGACTACATCGCGATGTGCCGGGAGCACTACGACAAGGTGGGCATCGGCGCCGACTACGTCAACTCGCTCTTCCGCTGA